The nucleotide window ATTCTGACCAAAAATATCGCGCTTTACGCCATTGCCTGTATTACCTATCTGGTTATCGGTTACTCCGTGATGTACCCCAATCCTTCAACCTCAGCTTACGCGGCTGACGCCAATTTCTTTTTCCAGATGGTGTTCGTTGCCACCGCTATGTCCATTGTTTCTGGTGCCGTTGCAGAGCGTATGAAACTCATGAGCTTTCTACTGTTCTGCGTTGTGCTCAGCGCCGTTATTTATCCAGTGCAGGGCTTATGGACCTGGGGCGGTGGAATGCTGACTGAATGGGGCTTTGTCGACTTTGCTGGTTCCAGTATTGTGCATTTAACCGGTGCATCAGCGGCGCTTGCCGCGGTTCTTTTACTGGGGCCGCGTTCCGGTAAATACCTGAGTGACGGCAGTATCAACGCGTTACCCGGCTCTAATATGCCACTGGCTGCACTGGGTACTTTTATTCTCTGGTTTGGCTGGTTTGGTTTTAACGGCGGCTCGCAGTTAGCGTTAAGCAGCGTTGACGATGCCAATGCCATAGCTCGAGCCATGGTAAACACGAATACCTCAGCCGCAGCTGGTACTGTCGCCACCCTGCTGTTTACTAAGTTGCTGTGGAAAAAAGCCGACTTAACCATGATTTTGAACGGTGCCTTAGCCGGGCTGGTAGCCATTACTGCGCAACCAGTCACGCCGGAACCCTGGCTTGCCGGCGTTATCGGCTTTATTGCGGGGCTTATTGTCGTGCTCTCCATTATTGGGCTGGATAAACTCCACATTGACGATCCGGTCGGTGCTATTTCGGTACACGGTGTGGTCGGTATTTTCGGTACTCTTGTGGTCCCGCTTAGCGATGACGGTGCCAGCTTTGTTATTCAGTTAGCCGGTGTCGGTACCATTTTCTGCTGGGTGTTTTTCAGTAGTCTTATTGTCTGGGCTATACTCAAGCTTGTACTGGGCATTCGTGTGACTAAAGAGCAGGAGTATATCGGTTTAGATCAAGTCGATTGCGGCGTCGAAGCCTACCCTGAGTTTACATCGAAAAAAGATGGGTAAAAGGCTCTTTATTGCCAGTTTCGCCCATTCTTGATAACGTTTTTAACCATCATTTTCCGGAATGGGCGAACAAATATGTCGACATCACGTGAGTATGTTGAAGAGCTTTTATCGAAAGCAGATATCCGAATTAACGGTGACAGGGCCTGGGACATGCAGGTTCACGATGAAACCGTATATGATCAGGCACTGTCGCGCGGTAACCTCGGCCTGGGTGAATCCTATATGGCTCGTTTGTGGGACGCCGAATCACTTGACCAATTTTTCTTCAAATTACTGCGCTCCGGCATTCAGGATGAAGTTAACCCCGCCCGCCTTATTTTCCATTCTTTAAAAAGCCGAGTTTTCAACTTACAAAGTAAATCCAAGGCCTGGGAGGTTGGTCAGCATCATTATGACATGGGCAATGACCTTTATCAGTCGATGCTCGATGAGCGCATGGTGTACACCTGTGGTTACTGGGAAAAAGCCAAAGACGTTGATGAAGCACAACGACACAAACTTGAACTGTGCTGCAAAAAGCTGGGACTGAAGCCTGGCATGCGTGTTCTTGATATTGGTTGTGGCTGGGGCAGCTTCATGCAGTATGCCGCTGAAAACTATGGTGTCGAATGTGTTGGTGTCACTATCTCTAAAGAGCAGGTCGCCCTTGGCAAGGAGCGCTGCAAAGGCCTGCCGGTAGAATTCCGGCTACAAGACTACCGCGAGCTGGACGAGCAGTTCGACCGCGTTATCAGCTTAGGAATGTTTGAGCATGTCGGTCAGAAAAACTACGACGACTATATGGATGTAGCCCTGCGCTGCACCAAAGAAGACGGCCTGTTCCTGCTGCACACTATTGGTAAAAATGTCAGTGACACCGCCGCAGACCCGTGGATAAGCAAGTACATTTTCCCGAATGGAGAAATTCCGTCTATTACGCAAATTGGCACAGCATTGGAAGAAAAGTTTGTCTGCGAAGACTTACACAACTTTGGTGCCGACTACGATAAAACCTTAATGGCCTGGTTTAAGAATTTCGATGACGCCTGGCCGTCTATTAAGTCACAGTTTGATGACGAATTTTACCGTATGTGGAAATACTATTTACTGTCCTGCGCGGGTGCGTTCCGTGCGCGTGACATTCAGTTGTGGCAATGGGTGTTATCTCCTAAAGGAAGGGTTGGAGGATATTTACGGCCTCAACTTTAAGAGGCCGTATTAACCCTGCCACTAAAATTCTGTCATGAAGATATTCCAGAAGACCAAGAAGAGGGCTGCAATTAGCGGCCCTAAAACAAAACCGGTAATACCAAACAACGACATACCACCTAAAGTAGAAAACAGCACCAGATAATCCGGTAATTTCGTATCACGACCAACCAAAATTGGGCGCAGTACGTTATCGGCCAGACCTATCACTACTGCGCCGTAGGCGACGAGTATGGTGGCGGCTATCCAGCTGCCTGTCGCGTACAAATAAATAGATACCGGTAACCATACCAAACTGGCACCAACCGCCGGAATTAACGACAAGAAAGCCATGACGACACCCCATAGCAGGGCGCCTGGAATACCCAGCAAGGCGAAAATTACACCACCTAATGCCCCCTGAACTATGGCAACAACAATGTTTCCTTTCACTGTCGCCCGGGTAACACCAGCAAACTTGCTAAAAAGCATGCGCTCGCGCTCATCACCTAAAGGTAATGCTTTCACCATCAGGTTAATTAAAGACTCTCCGTCTCTTAGCAGAAAAAAGGTTAGATAAATCATCAACCCTAGACTGATAAGAAAAGAAAACGTATTTTGGCCAAAGGCTAAGGCCTCTTCGGCTAAGAATTTACTGCCACTGGCTGCGCCCGAAGATAATTTTTCCCGCACATCACTGGCTTTAATCTCAAACTGAGAAAGCAAGTCACTAATAACCGGAAACGCTTTCTGAACGTCATCAAAGAGCTTACCCGGGTTAATCTTGCCTTCGTCCAGCCGCTGGTAAAAATCCACTCCCTCCTGGACAAAGGAATATGAAATACCCAAGGCAGGGATCACCATGATAACTAATGCAATCAGCAAAGTTACAAGAGCTGCCCTATTGCGTTTGTTTCCAAATTTCTTTTTCAGTTTTTGTTGTAGTGGATAAAAAATAACAGCCACCACACAAGCCCAAAAAATGGCGCCCCAAAACGGTATAAGTACCCAGGCAAAGGCTATACTGACTATAACCATTGTCAGTAAAAATGCCCGCCTTTCTAAAGATTCCCGCATAGCTCGTTCCTTGATGTTAATGATTCTCGGCTCAAATACTTGACAGAAGTTAAGATTGATAACAACCTCAAGATAGCTAACTGCCTAATTTATCACAACTGATAAGAATAAATGCCTAAATCAGAAGACCCAAACAGCTTTACCAGCTGGCTCAAAGAAAGTGTCGTCGACTTCACGGAGATGAACGCCGAGAAGCAGGTACGAAAACCATCTTAATTCAATGGGAGCCATGGGTATTTGTCATATTATCCGTCGTTTTCCTGTTTTTCTTTATTCGACGGATTTGGTTTTTAAGGTTTAAAAAGTCTCGGGAATTATTGCACAGCTACCTTGGCAACAGTCCGACCGTGCACTACGAGGTTAAGGCTATTGATTCAGGTTTCTGCGTCGACTGGGTAAGCACAAACTGCGAACGTATTCTTGGGTACGGGACGAAGTACGTCGTAGTAGCCAGAAACCTCTGCGTTTTCAGGCATCGCACTACTGGATGCGCACCGCCGAATAATAGCTATTGATACGCCATTTACTGAAATTTCCTGCTTAAACGAATCTGGGTGTCTGAATTAAAAACTTGAGGAACTACTGGCAGCAACGGAAATTGATGAAACTAACGAAGACTTCCCCTGCAACCAGAGTATTCTGATTGTCGGTCATAATAAGGGTAACCAACGTTACTCCGCTATTTTTACTATTCGTGAAGCCCCGGCGAGTTTTCCCGGGAGAGCTGCCTACATTGCAACCCTAAACGATGTCACACGGATGAAATTGCAACAGCGGCAGGTTGACTGCCGTCATTATGATGAATGTTAATAATTTTCATCAGGTCAATGACCGGTATGGTCATCATATTGGCGATAAAATTTTACAACGCCTGGCGCTTAGGTTAAAAAAGCGGTTCCCCTCGGTACCAAACTTTATAATCTTGGTGGTGATGAATTTGCCGTCGTTTTGAATCATATTGCTGAATACATCGATATTCAGAACATCATTTTACAAATTCAGGCCGCGTAAGAACCCCCATTCATATTGTTGGGCAGCGAGCGGCAAGTGCAACTGGCTGCCAGCATTGGTGTCAGTGTTTACCCGCTCGACGGCTACGATGCCGAAAAGCTCCTCGCTCAAGCCAATTTGGCCATGAATTCTGCTAAAGACGAGCACAACGAGAACAACGCTTACTTTAAGCAAGAGCTGGAAACCCGCTCTTGCGATGAGGTTCAATTAGAAGAAGATGTCCGTAGTGTTTTGCAGACCGAGCAAATGCAGTTGGTTTATCAGCCTGTGCTTAACATGGAAAAGCATGTGATCGGCGTTGAAGCTCTGCTACGCTGGGAGCACCCCGACCTCGGTACATTAAAACCCGACCAATTTTAGCTACACTCACCGAATTCGGCTGCCATTACTGGCAGGGTGAGCTCTATAAGTTACCGCAAACCGCCGACACCGTCTTTATTCAGGACAGAGACTAGACTGGTCTGCCATTAAAGCCTCATAAACTTGCGTAATATGCGGGTCATTGACGTCCAGTTGTTGTAGCGCCAACTGTAATTTAACCAGGTATTCGGCATTGGGCCCGCTGGGCCCGGACGAACGAGCTATATGGCTGGCAATTTCCGGTGCTGTAGCCTCGCCAAGAAACGCTTCGTTGTCTTCTGTTGCAATATAAACAAGACCCTCTTGTTGGCTACCGTCACGAAAAGTCATAGGCGTAGTGAACCTTAAGTAGCCGTTTTTCTCACGGTGGTCTAAATGCTCAAACACATCGGGTGAAACTTTGTAGGCCATTCCGGTGCACGCTTCGCCCGGAGTCTCTATTAAAGTCAGTACCCTGCCCGGAGCTTCGGGTGTACCCCGATGGTCATGTGACCCTTGCCAGAAACGTCGCGACCACCCTTCTATTGAAGCAGCCGCCCGTTCCAGATACGGAAAGTCGACTTTATAAATCAGTGATCCATAACCAAATAACCAGACAGCCTCCAGGCCACTTAAGTCCTGCCGCTCTTTATTCATTGCAATGGTATCGTGTAACATACTGCTTAGCCTCCACCTTGGTAGCAGGTGCAGACGGGCAAAGCACCCGCCTGCGGCTTTAACACAGGAAACTAACGTTCTTTGTCGGTTTCAGTGTCGTTGTCTGAGCCCAACTCTTCCTGTTGACGAAGGTAACCAGCGGCTTCTTCGTCAGAAGTCTTAGCCTGTGACTGCTGTAGCCTTTCCTGGTCTGTCGGAATAGCGCGGGT belongs to Idiomarina sp. PL1-037 and includes:
- a CDS encoding AI-2E family transporter, with the protein product MRESLERRAFLLTMVIVSIAFAWVLIPFWGAIFWACVVAVIFYPLQQKLKKKFGNKRNRAALVTLLIALVIMVIPALGISYSFVQEGVDFYQRLDEGKINPGKLFDDVQKAFPVISDLLSQFEIKASDVREKLSSGAASGSKFLAEEALAFGQNTFSFLISLGLMIYLTFFLLRDGESLINLMVKALPLGDERERMLFSKFAGVTRATVKGNIVVAIVQGALGGVIFALLGIPGALLWGVVMAFLSLIPAVGASLVWLPVSIYLYATGSWIAATILVAYGAVVIGLADNVLRPILVGRDTKLPDYLVLFSTLGGMSLFGITGFVLGPLIAALFLVFWNIFMTEF
- a CDS encoding diguanylate cyclase domain-containing protein; amino-acid sequence: MNVNNFHQVNDRYGHHIGDKILQRLALRLKKRFPSVPNFIILVVMNLPSF
- a CDS encoding gamma-glutamylcyclotransferase; protein product: MLHDTIAMNKERQDLSGLEAVWLFGYGSLIYKVDFPYLERAAASIEGWSRRFWQGSHDHRGTPEAPGRVLTLIETPGEACTGMAYKVSPDVFEHLDHREKNGYLRFTTPMTFRDGSQQEGLVYIATEDNEAFLGEATAPEIASHIARSSGPSGPNAEYLVKLQLALQQLDVNDPHITQVYEALMADQSSLCPE
- a CDS encoding EAL domain-containing protein translates to MQLAASIGVSVYPLDGYDAEKLLAQANLAMNSAKDEHNENNAYFKQELETRSCDEVQLEEDVRSVLQTEQMQLVYQPVLNMEKHVIGVEALLRWEHPDLGTLKPDQF
- the cfa gene encoding cyclopropane fatty acyl phospholipid synthase — encoded protein: MSTSREYVEELLSKADIRINGDRAWDMQVHDETVYDQALSRGNLGLGESYMARLWDAESLDQFFFKLLRSGIQDEVNPARLIFHSLKSRVFNLQSKSKAWEVGQHHYDMGNDLYQSMLDERMVYTCGYWEKAKDVDEAQRHKLELCCKKLGLKPGMRVLDIGCGWGSFMQYAAENYGVECVGVTISKEQVALGKERCKGLPVEFRLQDYRELDEQFDRVISLGMFEHVGQKNYDDYMDVALRCTKEDGLFLLHTIGKNVSDTAADPWISKYIFPNGEIPSITQIGTALEEKFVCEDLHNFGADYDKTLMAWFKNFDDAWPSIKSQFDDEFYRMWKYYLLSCAGAFRARDIQLWQWVLSPKGRVGGYLRPQL
- a CDS encoding ammonium transporter, translating into MEAQNLQQLTFAVDTFYLLISGALVMWMAAGFSMLEAGLVRSKNTTEILTKNIALYAIACITYLVIGYSVMYPNPSTSAYAADANFFFQMVFVATAMSIVSGAVAERMKLMSFLLFCVVLSAVIYPVQGLWTWGGGMLTEWGFVDFAGSSIVHLTGASAALAAVLLLGPRSGKYLSDGSINALPGSNMPLAALGTFILWFGWFGFNGGSQLALSSVDDANAIARAMVNTNTSAAAGTVATLLFTKLLWKKADLTMILNGALAGLVAITAQPVTPEPWLAGVIGFIAGLIVVLSIIGLDKLHIDDPVGAISVHGVVGIFGTLVVPLSDDGASFVIQLAGVGTIFCWVFFSSLIVWAILKLVLGIRVTKEQEYIGLDQVDCGVEAYPEFTSKKDG